A region of the Thioploca ingrica genome:
CGGCCATGGGTATTACCGCTAACCAAGTGACGGTGAGTGCTATACTCCTCTCATTACTGAGCGGTATGACGATTGTGGTGTGGTCATCGCAAGGTTGGCCGTTGTTGCTATTACCGGTGGTGTTGCTGATGCGGATGGCACTTAATGCGATTGATGGTCTGTTAGCCCGTGAGTATCATATGCAATCGCCGCTGGGTGCGATCCTCAATGAACTGGGGGATGTGATATCTGATGCCGCACTCTATTTACCCTTTGCTTGGCTACCAGCAATTTATGCACCCTTACCCGTTTTGATCGTATTATTAGCTGTGATTGGTGAAATGATGGGCGTGGTGGGAATCCAAATTGGCGCCAGCCGCCGCTACGATGGTCCGCTGGGTAAAAGCGACCGTGCTTTGGCGTTTGGGTTATTAGGGTTATTGTTGGGGAGTGGCGTATTGCCAAGTATTGGGTGCAATGTGGTGTTAAGTATACTGGTGCTGTTGGCGGCTTGGACCATTGTTAATCGGGCACGCGGTGCGCTACTGGAGATTAAATCATGATTGGGTTAGAGTTAGATCCTGCAGTACGTTGGACGTTAGGTGGCATTTTCGGGTTGCTTATCCTGGCTTCGATAGTGGTATCACTGTTAAACCGTTCTGCTAAGCCCGGTCTCGGTGAATTGCGCCAGCGAATTAATACTTGGTGGGTGATGGTTATCGTCTTCGGTTTAGCGATGACATTGAGCCGCACTTTTTCTCTGCTCTTCTTTGGTTTCGTCAGTTTCCTAGCCCTCAAAGAATATTTCTCTTTAATTCCTACCCGCCGTGCAGATCGCCGCGTGCTGTTCTGGGCTTATCTCGTTATTCCATTGCAATATTACTGGGTTTATGCTGAATGGTACGGTATGTTTATTATCTTCATCCCCGTCTACTGTTTTTTACTACTACCCGTGCGAATGTTGTTAGTGGGCGAAACCGACGGTTTTTTGCGAGCCATCGGCACCTTGCATTGGGGTTTAATGACCACCGTTTTTAGCCTGAGCCATGCGGCTTTTTTACTCATTCTACGCTACGAAACCCCAAGCGGAATGCTGCTGGCTGGGCCAGGATTAATGTTGTATTTGGTTATGTTAACGCAGTTAAACGATGTTGCCCAATATTTATGGGGTAAATTGATAGGACGTGACAAAATTATTCCCAAAGTGAGCCCAAACAAAACGTGGGGTGGTTTTCTCGGTGGCATGTTGACTATTTTGATCTTAGCGATTTTATTAGGCCCAATATTAACTCCCATGAACACTTGGCAGTCAGCACTGGCTGGTTTAATTATCAGCATAGGTGGTTTTTTTGGTGACATCAATATTTCTGCTATCAAGCGCGATCTCGGTATCAAAGATAGTGGCACCTTGTTACCGGGACACGGCGGAATCCTGGATCGAGTCGATAGCTTGACCTACACCGCACCGCTGTTTTTTCACTATATTTACTATTTATTTCCTTGGCATACGTTTGGTTCTCACGGCATTCTACAGTGATAACTTCCGTGTTACGTTACCTATTTTTTGCTGTTCTCGTGCGTCCTCTCTTGCTCTTGATCGTCGGCATTAATGTACGAAGACTAAAATCTCTACCTCAACAAGGACCCGCCGTGATCGTGGCTAATCATAACAGCCACCTCGATGCTTTAGCGCTAATCAGCTTATTTCCATTGCGATTATTGCCTCAGTTACGTCCACTGGCTGCCAGCGACTATTTCCTACGCAATCGTTGGCAAACTTGGATTGCCCTACACATCATCGGCATTATTCCCATCGAACGTCAAGCGCGGGGAATGCACCAGGATCGATTAG
Encoded here:
- a CDS encoding CDP-alcohol phosphatidyltransferase; translated protein: MISIYQLKPYFQSVLRPLTRSLAAMGITANQVTVSAILLSLLSGMTIVVWSSQGWPLLLLPVVLLMRMALNAIDGLLAREYHMQSPLGAILNELGDVISDAALYLPFAWLPAIYAPLPVLIVLLAVIGEMMGVVGIQIGASRRYDGPLGKSDRALAFGLLGLLLGSGVLPSIGCNVVLSILVLLAAWTIVNRARGALLEIKS
- a CDS encoding phosphatidate cytidylyltransferase codes for the protein MIGLELDPAVRWTLGGIFGLLILASIVVSLLNRSAKPGLGELRQRINTWWVMVIVFGLAMTLSRTFSLLFFGFVSFLALKEYFSLIPTRRADRRVLFWAYLVIPLQYYWVYAEWYGMFIIFIPVYCFLLLPVRMLLVGETDGFLRAIGTLHWGLMTTVFSLSHAAFLLILRYETPSGMLLAGPGLMLYLVMLTQLNDVAQYLWGKLIGRDKIIPKVSPNKTWGGFLGGMLTILILAILLGPILTPMNTWQSALAGLIISIGGFFGDINISAIKRDLGIKDSGTLLPGHGGILDRVDSLTYTAPLFFHYIYYLFPWHTFGSHGILQ